One stretch of Nicotiana tabacum cultivar K326 chromosome 18, ASM71507v2, whole genome shotgun sequence DNA includes these proteins:
- the LOC107764413 gene encoding basic transcription factor 3, with amino-acid sequence MVPNLLDEVSLCKLLFQATVFGQGILSSLKRIGVNAIPAIEEVNIFKEDVVIQFINPKVQASIAANTWVVSGSPQTKKLQDILPQIIHQLGPDNLENLKKLAEQFQKQGAAAGTGEAAGVAAAQEDDDDEVPDLMAGETFEGAAEEGHTS; translated from the exons ATGGTTCCAAATCTGCTTGACGAG GTATCATTATGCAAGTTGTTGTTTCAAGCTACTGTTTTTGGACAGGGGATTCTTAGTAGCTTGAAAAGAATAGGTGTCAATGCCATTCCTGCTATTGAAGAAGTCAACATTTTCAAGGAGGATGTTGTCATCCAATTCATTAACCCCAAAG TTCAAGCATCTATTGCTGCAAACACATGGGTCGTTAGTGGTTCTCCCCAGACAAAGA AATTGCAGGATATCCTTCCTCAAATTATTCACCAATTGG GTCCTGATAATTTGGAGAATTTGAAGAAGTTGGCTGAGCAATTCCAGAAGCAGGGTGCTGCTGCAGGTACAGGTGAGGCTGCAGGTGTGGCCGCAGCACAAGAAGACGATGATGATGAAGTACCAGATCTCATGGCTGGTGAAACTTTTGAAGGTGCTGCCGAGGAGGGTCACACTTCTTGA
- the LOC107805513 gene encoding importin subunit alpha-1b encodes MKFSVILRFAQFIKMPYVPQQLKDDSAWILVLIFSRNLAEIFDMDEYELVVEVIVKLLDFPDESLCEKALLVVGQIAAGDCDCLLDHGALTPLLNKSKEANNNFPMQREATRILSKIFKSKLDLPSEQVISAVYSLLELLRSNDDEVLTNVCYALSYCIDGIYGIIQHHDNFSLIYDRLVGLLRHESCSVIIPVLKIVVGIVEREASWYCKFNPADLGCLVTLLDNHNEDGDVVNDICSIICGVVSCGNMEVLGGYLLHRGSV; translated from the exons ATGAAGTTTAGTGTTATTCTTCGATTTGCTCAGTTTATAAAGATGCCATATGTCCCACAGCAGCTCAAG GATGATTCTGCTTGGATTCTCGTACTCATTTTCTCTCGCAACCTCGCCGAAATATTTGATATGGATGAATATGAGCTGGTGGTGGAAGTTATTGTAAAGCTTCTGGACTTTCCAGATGAAAGTCTTTGTGAGAAG GCTTTGCTGGTAGTGGGGCAGATTGCTGCCGGTGATTGTGATTGTCTTCTTGACCATGGCGCTTTGACTCCTTTGTTGAACAAGTCAAAGGAGGCGAACAACAATTTTCCGATGCAGAGAGAAGCCACGAGAATTTTGTCTAAGATTTTTAAAAGCAAGCTGGATCTTCCATCTGAGCAG GTTATTTCAGCAGTCTATTCTCTTTTAGAGCTTCTTCGTTCAAATGATGATGAGGTGCTAACAAATGTATGTTATGCACTTTCTTACTGTATTGATGGTATATATGGCATTATCCAACACCACGATAACTTCAGTCTAATTTATGACCGGCTGGTTGGACTCCTCCG GCACGAGTCTTGTTCAGTGATAATCCCCGTCCTCAAAATAGTTGTAGGTATTGTTGAAAGAGAGGCGAGCTGGTATTGTAAG TTCAATCCTGCTGACCTTGGTTGCCTGGTGACGTTGCTTGATAACCACAACGAGGACGGAGACGTGGTCAACGACATTTGCAGCATTATCTGTGGCGTTGTCAGTTGTGGGAATATGGAG GTACTTGGTGGATATCTCCTGCATAGAGGTTCTGTGTGA